In a single window of the Gammaproteobacteria bacterium genome:
- a CDS encoding DUF1573 domain-containing protein: protein MGLRLLSSVLIFLISIAVTSCGGGGGGGGGGGGGNNNASQESTVTILGSGIKGILANATVSIYELNISLPLSYDPALPLASGVTDSVGRPASLEIPTSISRPLVLVVDGASSIDLNSNQTPVITNLTSIFTIQDALAGNPIFATPYTTIAHEMVKLNSTSSSSNTAFHDNFAAAITDVGMALGFGTETSVNFLTTPAVLSETTLSQAQQGAIIQHRAAIEALAAIIVELRNASGNTLSAGDVVVKLADDLFNDGQIDGDSGLDISAIPANVENLYVPDTQFRIKDISLILESERQYTGVNTSSVSSLSPTLMAPTLSSDNSRPVVDNNGGSTGANTEVPEPVISFSTSAANFGRISMGASADMSVILTNIGGAPLVITNISTAAQQSFTQTNDCNGFVPSGQSCVVNITFSPAGLGNRSDVLLVNGDGAATRTVSLLGVGDSGVLPENTVLDVDFERLSRGAYRESDLRSDFNVGVNGYNDTVHGPNANSMDIIADPANSGRGNVLRVLHREGRGGNSVRAGGFRFRADFPATEEYYFAYDAYFPNGWFQPLQHKMPAMMSTTNLLNASHLHNVRPHETTIPGFNTRMQTFSNAAYGRGDGSFSSIVYDKESVQQPRWANYISPTDTDFRTQRENLAGQYIMPRGRWVKIEQRVKLNTVNVRDGLMQIWMDGELIYDRTHLWLADTNYPGNLVSNANRKIDGVFMYSYYGGNPSDPRNRPPADNYHYYDNFIVSASPITH from the coding sequence ATGGGTCTACGTTTACTTTCTTCAGTTTTGATTTTTCTGATATCGATTGCTGTTACTTCTTGCGGTGGCGGTGGCGGTGGCGGTGGCGGTGGCGGTGGCGGTAATAATAATGCATCGCAAGAATCAACGGTTACTATTCTCGGATCGGGCATTAAAGGCATTCTCGCCAATGCGACGGTTTCAATATACGAGCTCAATATATCACTGCCATTGTCCTATGATCCAGCGCTCCCTCTTGCGTCAGGCGTGACAGATTCCGTGGGCAGGCCTGCTTCTTTGGAGATTCCAACAAGCATATCTAGACCCCTAGTGTTAGTCGTTGACGGTGCGAGCAGTATCGATCTTAACAGCAACCAAACTCCTGTCATTACGAATTTAACAAGCATCTTTACAATTCAAGATGCTTTGGCGGGTAATCCAATTTTCGCTACCCCGTATACAACGATTGCGCATGAAATGGTAAAGCTCAACTCAACAAGCAGCTCTTCCAACACGGCCTTTCATGATAATTTTGCCGCTGCGATAACGGATGTTGGTATGGCGCTTGGTTTCGGCACTGAAACAAGTGTAAATTTTCTTACGACACCTGCTGTATTAAGTGAGACTACGTTAAGCCAAGCGCAACAAGGTGCGATTATTCAGCATCGTGCAGCTATTGAGGCGCTAGCCGCAATCATCGTCGAACTCAGAAATGCCTCGGGCAATACGCTATCTGCAGGGGATGTTGTGGTAAAGCTTGCAGATGACCTTTTTAATGATGGCCAGATTGATGGTGACAGTGGGCTCGATATATCTGCTATTCCTGCGAATGTCGAAAACCTATATGTTCCAGATACGCAATTTCGAATCAAAGATATTAGCCTCATTCTTGAGTCAGAGCGTCAATACACAGGGGTGAATACAAGCTCTGTTAGCTCCTTATCACCAACCCTAATGGCGCCTACACTATCATCAGATAATAGTAGACCTGTAGTAGATAACAATGGTGGTTCTACCGGAGCCAATACAGAGGTTCCAGAGCCCGTTATTTCTTTTTCCACAAGTGCCGCCAACTTTGGTCGTATTTCAATGGGTGCTAGCGCTGATATGTCAGTCATATTGACCAATATTGGTGGTGCGCCACTGGTCATCACCAATATTTCAACAGCAGCACAACAGAGCTTTACCCAAACAAACGATTGTAATGGCTTTGTGCCAAGCGGTCAGAGTTGCGTAGTAAACATTACCTTTTCCCCTGCTGGGTTGGGCAACAGGAGTGATGTGCTCTTAGTCAATGGTGATGGGGCAGCAACACGAACCGTCAGTTTGCTAGGCGTGGGTGATAGTGGAGTGTTGCCAGAAAACACTGTTTTGGACGTTGATTTTGAGCGCCTGAGCCGAGGTGCATATCGGGAATCAGACTTACGATCAGATTTTAACGTAGGTGTAAACGGTTATAACGATACCGTTCATGGACCTAATGCTAACTCTATGGATATTATTGCAGACCCAGCGAATTCAGGCCGTGGTAATGTTTTACGTGTCTTGCACCGAGAAGGCAGAGGCGGCAATAGCGTTCGAGCCGGTGGTTTTCGGTTTCGTGCAGATTTTCCTGCCACAGAAGAATATTATTTTGCCTACGATGCTTACTTCCCCAATGGCTGGTTTCAACCGTTACAACACAAAATGCCTGCAATGATGAGCACTACCAACTTGCTTAATGCGTCGCATTTGCATAATGTGAGGCCGCACGAAACGACAATACCGGGGTTCAATACTCGAATGCAAACTTTTTCAAATGCTGCATATGGTCGCGGTGATGGGAGCTTTTCCAGTATTGTTTATGACAAGGAGAGCGTGCAACAGCCTCGTTGGGCTAATTACATAAGTCCAACAGATACTGACTTCAGGACTCAAAGAGAAAACTTGGCCGGACAATATATTATGCCGCGTGGCCGCTGGGTTAAAATAGAACAGCGTGTAAAACTCAATACGGTCAATGTCAGAGACGGGCTTATGCAGATATGGATGGATGGGGAGCTAATTTATGATCGAACACATTTATGGTTGGCAGATACAAACTACCCAGGAAACTTGGTATCCAATGCCAACAGAAAGATCGATGGGGTTTTTATGTATAGCTATTATGGTGGCAACCCCTCTGATCCGAGGAATCGACCACCTGCTGATAATTACCACTATTATGATAACTTTATCGTGTCTGCTTCGCCGATCACACATTAG